DNA sequence from the Cupriavidus sp. WKF15 genome:
GTTGGCGCCGGGCTGGCGCTGGATATTGAGGATGATGGCGGGGTTGGCATTGGCCCAGGCGGCCAGGCGGCTGTTCTCGGGGCCGTCGACGATCTCGGCCACGTCGGTGATGCGGATCGGCGCGCCGTTCTGGTAGCCGATGATGATCTGCTTGTACTCGTCGGCCGAACGCAGCTGGTCGTTGGCGTCGATGGTCGACGCGCGCGCCGGGCCGTCGAAGCTGCCCTTGGCGCCGTTCACGTTGGCCGCGCCGATGGCGGTGCGCAGGTCGTCGATCGACATGCCGAGCGACGCCAGCGCGGCCGGGTTGGCCTGGATGCGCACCGCGGGGCGCTGGCCGCCGCTGATGGTGACCAGGCCCACGCCCTGGATCTGCGAGATCTTGGCCGCCACGCGCGTGTCCACCATGTCCTGCAGCTTGGGCAGCGGCAGCGTGTCCGAAGTCATGGCAATCGTCATGATCGGCGCGTCGGCCGGGTTGACCTTGCTGTAGACCGGCGGCATCGGCAGGTCGGACGGCAGCAGGTTGCTGCCGGCATTGATGGCCGCCTGCACCTCCTGCTCGGCCACATCGAGCGGCAGGCTCAGCTCGAACTGCAGCGTGATCACCGACGCGCCGCCCGACGAGGACGACGACATCTGCTTGAGCCCCGGCATCTGGCCGAACTGGCGCTCGAGCGGCGCGGTGATCGACGAGGTCATCACGTCGGGGCTGGCGCCCGGATACAGCGTGGTGACCTGGATGGTGGGGTAGTCCACCTCGGGCAGCGCGGACAGCGGCAGCAGCCGGTAGGCCACCAGCCCCGAGAGCAGGATGGCCAGCATCAGCAGCGCCGTGGCTACCGGGCGCTCGATGAAGAGGCGAGACGGGTTCATGCGGATTCCTTACTGCTGGCGGCGCGGGGCGGGGGCTTCGGCCGCGGCGCCGCTGGCGCCGGCGCCGGCGCCTTCGCGCTGGCGGCGGTGTTCGCCTTGCGGCGCGCTGGCGCCGCCCTCGGCATGGGCGCCGCTGGCGCCACCCCAGCCGCTGCCGTCGCGGCGCCGGCCGCGCCCGCGCGGCTGGCTGGCGGGCACCAGCTGGGCCGCGCGTGCCGCCGGGTCTACGGCTTCCACGGTCATGCCTTCCTTGAGCCGGTCGGCGCCATCGACCACCACGCGCTGGCCGGGCTCCACGCCCTTGAGCACGGCGATGCGGGTGCCGTCGCCGGGGCCGAGCGTGACCACCTGCACCTTGACCTTGCTGCTGTCGTCGACCACGTAGACGAAGGTGCCTTGCTGGCCGCGCTGGACGGCGGCCACCGGGATGACCGTGGCGTCCTTCAGCGTGTCGATGCGCGTGCGCACATTGACGAACTGGTTCGGGAACAGCATGCCGTCGGCGTTGGGGAAGATCGCCTTGAGCTTGACCGTGCCGGTGGTGGTGTCGATCTGGTTGTCGGTGGTCAGCAGCGCGCCGTCGCCAAGCTGGTTGCGCATCTGGCGGTCCCAAGCCTGCACCGGCATCTTTTCGCCCGTATTGAGCTTCTTCAGCACGGCGGGCAGGTTGTCTTCGGGGATGGTGTAGAGCACGGCAATCGGCTGGATCTGCGTGATCAGCGCAATGCCGTTGGTGTCGGACGTATTGACGATATTGCCCGGGTCGACCTGGCGCAGGCCGATGCGGCCCGACACCGGCGCCACGATCCTGGTGTAGCCCAGCTGCAGCCGCGCGTTGTCCACATTGCCCTGGTCGGTCTTGACCACGCCATCATACTGGCGCACCAGCGCGTCCTGCGTATCGACTTGCTGGCTGGAGATCGAATCCTGCTGCAGCAGGGTCCGGTAGCGCTTCTGGTCGAGCCGCGCGTTCTGCAGCAGCGCCTGGTCGCGCGCCAGCTGGCCGACGGCCTGGTCCAGCGCGGCCTGGAACGGGCGCGGGTCGATCTCGGCCAGCACGTCGCCGGCCTTGACCATCTGGCCCTCCTTGAACAGCACCTTGAGCAGCGGGCCCGACACCTGGGCGCGCACGGTGACGTTGGACACCGGCGTGACGTTGCCCAGGCCGTTCAGGACCACGTCCATGTCGCGCTGCGCGACCGTGGACACCACCACCGGCGAGCGCGGCGCGCCGGGGCCACCGGGGCCGCCGCGCCCGGGGGCGCCCGGACCGCTGGCACCGCCACCGGGACCGCGGGCCGCCTGCACGTCCGGCTTGGCGCCGCGGTGGCTGTACCAGTACCAGCCGCCTCCTGCAAGCAGCACGACGAGGGCCCCCGCAATCAGCTTGCGGCGCGGGGAGCGGGCGGGTCCCTGAGGAGGGCGGGACGGCGGGTTGGGTGGTTGGCCTTGTTCGGGGTTGGACATGTCCGGAATCCTGGGAGCGGCGCGGTTTGCGCCGGCGTTCTTCGCGCGGTCTCGGGCGCGGCGATGCTTCAGTATGCCGCATCAGGTGCGGCACTAGCCCCATCTGGCGTGGGGTTCTGCCCTAGCGGGCAGCGGCCTGTGGGTTTGGCCGGGCAGCGCAAGGGCATGCCATGGCGCAAGGATAATGTGAGACGCCGGATGCACGTGTTTCCGCGGGGCGCCGGTTTATTACAGAGGATTACCAGCGCCGCCCGTGTAACCTCCGGAAACAAAGCCGCCAGCCAGATCCGGCAGCAGAGCGGCCAGCCTGACTATCATGTGCCTATGCGAACGAACCAGCCCACCCAGATCCTTGTCGTCGACGACGACCCTGAACTGCGCGATCTGCTGCGCGAGTACCTGACCCAGCAAGGCTTTGCCGTTTCCGTGCTGCACGACGGCGACGGCCTGCAGGCACGCCTGGAGCGCGAGCGTCCGGCGCTGATCGTGCTGGACCTGATGATGCCCAAGGTCGATGGCCTGACGGCGCTGCGCAACCTGCGTGCGAAGAACGACGATATCCCGGTGATCCTGCTGACCGCGCGCAGCGACGAGATCGACCGCATCGTCGGCCTGGAGATCGGGGCCGACGATTATCTCGGCAAGCCATTTTCGCCGCGCGAGCTGCTGGCGCGCATCAATGCCGTGCTGCGCCGCAAGCTGGCGCGCCCCGCGGCCGCGCCCGAAGACCGCGAAGCGGTCGCGTTCGGGCCGTTCCGCGTGAATTTCCGCCAGCGCTCGCTGCAGCGCGCGGACCAGGTGCTGTCGATCAGCGACACCGAGTTCGCGCTGCTCAAGCTGCTGCTGATGCATCCGCTAGAGGTGCTGTCGCGCGAGCGCATTGTCGAGCTGATGTATGGCACCGCCAGCGGCATCAGCGACCGTGGCATCGACGTGCAGATCTGGCGCCTGCGCCGGCTGCTCGACGAAGACGCGCAGCGTCCGCGCTACATCCAGACCGTGCGTGGGCGCGGCTACACGTTCGTGCCCGACGAAGCCGAAGATATTCCGCAGTGACGCCCATGCCGCCCGGGCTGTCCGTCTGACGGCAGGGTGGCAACGACGAGTCCCGACATGAAGTTGCGTATCGATACCCTGTTCGGCCGCATGGCGCTGCTGATTGCCGCCGTGCTGGTGATCAGCCATTTCTCCTGGCTGGCCATCCTGCGGATGGACCGGCGCCAGCAGCAGGTGGACTACTCGGTCGAGCAGATGCTGTTCCAGTTCGCCAGCATCCAGCGGGCGCTCGATGCGCGTCCGCCCGTGCCGCTGCCGAGCCTGGTCGAGGTGGCCAGCGCGGCCAGTGCCGAAGAACACACCATCGTGCCCAAGGGCCGCTCGCGGCGGCTGGTGGAGCAGTTCATCACGCGCCTGCCGCAAGGCACGCAGATCCGTATCGAGGACGAGGCCACGCCGCGGCTCTGGATCAAGCTGCCGACGCGCGCCGACTGGATCGCGATGCCGATCCTGTGGGTCCACAATCCGCCCCCCGACAACCGGCTGGTGCCGGGCGTGATGCTGGTGGTGGGGGTGGCCATCATCTTTGCCTTGCTGATCGCGTGGCAGATCCAGCGGCCGGTGCGCGACATGGCCGCGGCCGCCGAGCAACTGTCGCGGCAGCAGCCGGTGGCGCCGCTGCGCGAACGCGGCCCGCATGAGCTGCGCCAGCTGATCGAGCGTTTCAACCGCATGGTGGCGGATCTGACGCGCATCGACCAGGAGCGAAACACCATGCTGGCCGGCATTGCGCACGATTTGAAGACGCCGCTGGCGCGGCTGCGCCTGCGCGCCGAGATGCTGTCGGACCCCAAGGCCGCGGCGGGCGTGACGCGCGATGTCGACTCCATGGCGGCCATCGTCGAGCAGTTCCTGAGTTTTGCGCAAACCAGCGAGCCCACCGCGCGGCCGGTGTCGGTGGACCGCCGCGTCAATGAGCTGGCCGCCTCGCTCGCGGAGCAGGAGCGGCAGGTGGTGTTGTCGCTTGGCGCGGGCGATGGATTCCGCATGATCGCCACGCAGCTGGACCGGATCATCGGCAACCTGGTCGACAATGCCTACGTCTACGGCAAACCGCCGGTGTGCATCGCGACTACGCGCACGGCGGATGGCTACCTGCTGGTGGTTGAAGACCAGGGCGCGGGGATTCCCGAGGCGGACAAGGAACGCGTCACGCTGCCGTTCGTGCGGCTGGATCCGGCGCGCGGCGGCAATGCGCATTCGGGGTTGGGGCTGGCGATTGTGGATCGGCTGGTGCGGCAGGCTGGGGGCAAGCTCAACCTGGTGAATGCGGATCAGGGTGGGTTTCGGGTTGAGATGTTGTTTGGGGGGGCGGTGGGGGCGTAGGGATTTGGTGGTCGTCGTGCTTGGCAGGCGCTGCTGTTTCGCCGGCGTAGCCGGCGACTTACTCTTTTGTCCGAGCGACAAAAGTAAGCAGAAAAGCGCGTCGCCTGGCGGCTGGCCATCAACGATGCGCTCCTTGTGTTCAAGCGGCTTTGGTCTCGCAAAACGTGGTTGCCCGTTCGACCCTGCTACGCATAGTGAGTCAGAACCAGTGCCTCCGATAACCGGCTTTAGTACGATCCCCATGTAGGGCGGTGGCCGCCTGCTAACACCGGTATCGCATCATCGCCTTCGGCTGCGGCGCGGCGCACTAGTGGGCAGGGCACCTGTCATCAACGTCGCGGGCGCGCGCGCTTCTCTTATTGGTTTTTCTGCTCGTCCGCGCGCGTGCCGCGCTGCATTTAGACCTTCTTCTTCTCGCCGATGCGGCTTTCCTTGCCGGCGAGCAGCTT
Encoded proteins:
- a CDS encoding MdtA/MuxA family multidrug efflux RND transporter periplasmic adaptor subunit — encoded protein: MSNPEQGQPPNPPSRPPQGPARSPRRKLIAGALVVLLAGGGWYWYSHRGAKPDVQAARGPGGGASGPGAPGRGGPGGPGAPRSPVVVSTVAQRDMDVVLNGLGNVTPVSNVTVRAQVSGPLLKVLFKEGQMVKAGDVLAEIDPRPFQAALDQAVGQLARDQALLQNARLDQKRYRTLLQQDSISSQQVDTQDALVRQYDGVVKTDQGNVDNARLQLGYTRIVAPVSGRIGLRQVDPGNIVNTSDTNGIALITQIQPIAVLYTIPEDNLPAVLKKLNTGEKMPVQAWDRQMRNQLGDGALLTTDNQIDTTTGTVKLKAIFPNADGMLFPNQFVNVRTRIDTLKDATVIPVAAVQRGQQGTFVYVVDDSSKVKVQVVTLGPGDGTRIAVLKGVEPGQRVVVDGADRLKEGMTVEAVDPAARAAQLVPASQPRGRGRRRDGSGWGGASGAHAEGGASAPQGEHRRQREGAGAGASGAAAEAPAPRRQQ
- a CDS encoding response regulator, with product MRTNQPTQILVVDDDPELRDLLREYLTQQGFAVSVLHDGDGLQARLERERPALIVLDLMMPKVDGLTALRNLRAKNDDIPVILLTARSDEIDRIVGLEIGADDYLGKPFSPRELLARINAVLRRKLARPAAAPEDREAVAFGPFRVNFRQRSLQRADQVLSISDTEFALLKLLLMHPLEVLSRERIVELMYGTASGISDRGIDVQIWRLRRLLDEDAQRPRYIQTVRGRGYTFVPDEAEDIPQ
- a CDS encoding ATP-binding protein, which gives rise to MKLRIDTLFGRMALLIAAVLVISHFSWLAILRMDRRQQQVDYSVEQMLFQFASIQRALDARPPVPLPSLVEVASAASAEEHTIVPKGRSRRLVEQFITRLPQGTQIRIEDEATPRLWIKLPTRADWIAMPILWVHNPPPDNRLVPGVMLVVGVAIIFALLIAWQIQRPVRDMAAAAEQLSRQQPVAPLRERGPHELRQLIERFNRMVADLTRIDQERNTMLAGIAHDLKTPLARLRLRAEMLSDPKAAAGVTRDVDSMAAIVEQFLSFAQTSEPTARPVSVDRRVNELAASLAEQERQVVLSLGAGDGFRMIATQLDRIIGNLVDNAYVYGKPPVCIATTRTADGYLLVVEDQGAGIPEADKERVTLPFVRLDPARGGNAHSGLGLAIVDRLVRQAGGKLNLVNADQGGFRVEMLFGGAVGA